The Planococcus donghaensis genome contains a region encoding:
- the fliI gene encoding flagellar protein export ATPase FliI: MNLWEDEYLELMSDIEPIKKHGKVIQVIGLTIESRGPNAKIGELCLLYPNRNEPPIEAEVVGFKENRIMLMPLQDLSQVGPGCLVVATGGPLQIKVGPSILGKVLDGTGMPLDESLLPRGLKKYSTNNAPPNPLKRPRIDKPLEVGVRAIDGLLTVGQGQRIGVFAGSGVGKSTLMGMIARNTEADINVIALVGERGREVRDFIERDLGPEGLKKSVVVAATSDQTPMQRIKAALTATAIAEYFRDQGKNVMLMMDSVTRFAMAQREVGLAVGEPPTSKGYTPSVFALLPKLLERSGTSSKGSITAFYTVLVDGDDMNEPIADAVRGILDGHIVLDRKIAQKGQFPAINVMASVSRVMHEVVSHEHQLAARDFKRLLAAYETSEDLINIGAYKSGANKEIDDAIRAYPVIKEYLQQDIYEKAKIEESVERLSAQFGGV; this comes from the coding sequence ATGAACTTGTGGGAAGATGAATACCTGGAATTGATGAGTGACATTGAACCAATTAAAAAACACGGCAAAGTAATTCAAGTAATTGGTTTAACCATTGAATCACGTGGCCCGAATGCAAAAATTGGTGAACTTTGTTTGCTTTATCCAAATCGCAACGAGCCGCCGATTGAAGCAGAGGTTGTGGGATTTAAAGAAAATAGAATTATGCTCATGCCATTACAGGATCTATCACAAGTCGGGCCAGGATGTTTGGTCGTTGCGACGGGAGGTCCACTCCAGATTAAAGTAGGGCCGTCTATTTTAGGAAAAGTTTTGGACGGAACCGGAATGCCGCTTGACGAAAGTTTATTGCCTCGAGGGTTAAAAAAGTATTCTACCAATAACGCACCACCAAATCCATTAAAACGCCCAAGAATCGATAAACCGTTAGAAGTGGGTGTTCGTGCAATTGACGGCTTGTTGACTGTTGGCCAAGGCCAACGTATTGGGGTTTTTGCTGGGAGTGGTGTCGGAAAAAGTACGTTGATGGGCATGATTGCTCGCAATACCGAAGCGGATATTAACGTGATCGCTTTAGTAGGAGAGCGTGGTCGAGAAGTGCGTGACTTTATTGAACGTGATTTAGGTCCAGAGGGACTAAAAAAATCTGTGGTCGTCGCTGCTACTTCCGATCAAACACCAATGCAACGGATCAAGGCAGCGTTAACCGCAACCGCTATTGCAGAGTATTTTCGCGATCAAGGCAAAAATGTCATGTTAATGATGGATTCGGTGACGCGTTTTGCAATGGCGCAGCGGGAAGTGGGTCTTGCAGTAGGGGAACCACCAACTAGTAAAGGCTACACTCCAAGTGTATTTGCGCTACTGCCAAAGCTATTAGAGCGATCTGGTACTTCCAGCAAAGGTTCCATTACAGCTTTTTATACAGTTTTAGTCGATGGCGATGACATGAACGAACCGATTGCCGATGCGGTTCGCGGAATTTTAGATGGCCATATTGTGTTAGATCGTAAAATTGCTCAAAAAGGTCAATTTCCAGCGATCAACGTAATGGCCAGTGTAAGCCGTGTTATGCACGAAGTAGTCTCGCATGAACACCAACTAGCGGCGCGCGACTTTAAACGCCTGCTGGCAGCGTACGAGACGTCTGAAGACCTGATCAACATTGGAGCTTATAAAAGTGGCGCTAACAAAGAAATTGATGACGCCATTCGCGCATATCCTGTGATTAAAGAATACTTGCAACAAGACATTTATGAGAAAGCCAAAATAGAAGAAAGCGTCGAACGGCTATCAGCACAATTTGGAGGGGTTTAA
- the fliJ gene encoding flagellar export protein FliJ: MEGFKLTQFNFRFQKILDLKENEKGFAQIQMAEAMKQHEVGHQQKRMIQKKISDAEQLKIAKQLSGVNISELRMLEDYIYQLQDQSLSSERELEYLQKKVSASQGVLQEKAKEEKTWENLKQQKLTHFREENKAVEQNFFDEMASTRFYRLTKANNLAEGI, translated from the coding sequence TTGGAGGGGTTTAAACTGACACAATTCAATTTTCGATTTCAAAAAATATTGGATTTAAAAGAAAATGAAAAAGGCTTTGCGCAGATCCAAATGGCTGAAGCCATGAAACAACATGAAGTAGGACACCAGCAAAAAAGAATGATCCAGAAAAAAATATCAGATGCAGAACAATTAAAAATTGCCAAACAGCTGAGTGGCGTCAATATTTCAGAGCTCCGAATGTTGGAAGATTATATTTACCAGCTTCAAGATCAATCGCTTTCTTCTGAAAGAGAATTAGAGTATTTGCAGAAGAAAGTTTCAGCATCTCAAGGGGTGTTGCAAGAAAAGGCCAAGGAAGAAAAAACATGGGAAAACTTGAAACAACAAAAGTTAACTCATTTTCGAGAAGAAAACAAAGCTGTTGAACAAAACTTTTTCGATGAAATGGCAAGTACGCGGTTTTATCGCTTAACCAAAGCGAATAACTTAGCGGAAGGAATATAA
- a CDS encoding flagellar hook-length control protein FliK, with the protein MEALKPVSQQTISLSPKTSAGPVAPKAMFASLLDSLNAETAVPNASAEKASIEELITSLESFLASLEEVPVEEESAEQLEIQYAIFQLQEFQAENKQSGVIGISQADVKASGDSSEVVKLLEKIQETLQTLVGKSTVETDKPLVVNDLARITKQLDELIGMFEKPQSAIKAASLLKTMEQEIPIFSVTEENRLVKEIPKLVSELLEPVKDTPKLAVENKELVKESGAPEVKVAQEPPSQPLSMAADAGKSGATLSKAEAATQPVPVVRLPNLLEDLSGMLKNSMRMIESQEGTKMRVNIFPEHLGHLEILLTSTNGKLAAQIMASTPMAKEALELQLNQLRVSLIQQGVEVEKIEVLEQSSQQAFSQQQPREQQQFTQQQHGKTTRTNNSYFQSEDELVREARKPLSEGFMKVDYTV; encoded by the coding sequence ATGGAAGCGCTAAAGCCTGTTTCTCAACAAACCATTAGCCTCTCCCCCAAAACATCTGCTGGACCAGTTGCACCTAAAGCAATGTTTGCTTCTTTACTCGATTCGTTAAATGCAGAAACAGCAGTGCCTAATGCTAGCGCAGAAAAAGCATCGATAGAAGAGTTAATCACAAGTTTAGAATCCTTTTTAGCATCTTTGGAAGAAGTGCCTGTCGAAGAGGAATCAGCTGAACAACTGGAAATTCAGTACGCGATTTTTCAGCTACAAGAGTTTCAAGCTGAAAACAAACAAAGTGGAGTAATCGGAATTAGCCAGGCAGACGTGAAAGCATCCGGCGATTCTAGTGAAGTAGTTAAGCTGCTCGAGAAAATTCAAGAGACACTACAAACTTTAGTCGGTAAATCAACGGTGGAAACCGATAAACCTCTAGTAGTTAACGACTTAGCACGTATCACGAAACAACTAGACGAATTAATCGGGATGTTTGAAAAACCACAGTCTGCAATCAAAGCGGCCTCATTGCTAAAAACAATGGAACAAGAAATACCGATTTTTTCAGTAACTGAAGAAAATCGTTTAGTAAAAGAAATTCCTAAGCTGGTAAGTGAGCTGCTAGAACCGGTAAAAGACACTCCAAAATTAGCTGTTGAAAACAAAGAACTAGTAAAAGAAAGTGGAGCACCCGAAGTGAAAGTGGCTCAAGAACCTCCTTCTCAGCCTTTGTCTATGGCAGCAGATGCCGGTAAATCTGGAGCAACTCTTAGTAAAGCAGAAGCTGCTACACAACCTGTACCAGTTGTGCGATTACCGAATCTTTTAGAAGATTTGAGTGGGATGCTGAAAAACTCAATGCGAATGATAGAAAGCCAAGAAGGCACCAAAATGCGAGTCAATATTTTCCCGGAACATTTGGGTCATTTAGAAATTTTATTGACATCAACAAATGGCAAGTTGGCCGCTCAAATCATGGCAAGCACGCCAATGGCAAAAGAAGCACTTGAACTCCAGTTAAATCAGCTTCGAGTTTCGCTAATTCAACAAGGTGTAGAAGTAGAAAAAATTGAAGTATTAGAGCAAAGTTCGCAGCAAGCTTTTAGTCAGCAACAACCTCGTGAACAACAACAATTCACACAACAACAGCATGGCAAAACTACACGCACCAATAATAGCTATTTTCAATCTGAAGATGAACTGGTTAGAGAAGCGAGAAAACCACTGTCTGAAGGCTTTATGAAAGTGGATTACACCGTATAG
- the flgD gene encoding flagellar hook assembly protein FlgD gives MNISTATSGIATASASATKEEPTNALGQDAFLKILVTQMKHQDPMEPLKDTEFIGQMAQFTSLEQLTNLNKTMTQFVSSQGSSSLADYAHLIGTSVKWESETGSGEGMVKALSSKNGELLAELEGSDTKVPIASIIHIEKTEG, from the coding sequence ATGAATATTTCGACAGCAACAAGTGGAATAGCTACTGCGTCAGCTTCGGCTACTAAAGAAGAACCGACAAATGCACTTGGACAAGATGCTTTTTTGAAAATTTTAGTGACTCAAATGAAACACCAAGATCCAATGGAACCTTTGAAAGACACGGAATTTATTGGCCAAATGGCACAGTTTACAAGCTTAGAGCAATTGACCAACTTAAATAAGACGATGACGCAATTTGTTAGCAGTCAAGGAAGTTCTTCGTTAGCAGATTATGCGCATTTAATCGGAACATCCGTTAAATGGGAGTCGGAAACCGGATCAGGCGAAGGAATGGTCAAGGCTTTGTCTAGCAAGAATGGGGAATTGTTAGCTGAACTTGAAGGGTCGGATACAAAGGTACCAATCGCTTCTATTATTCACATTGAAAAAACCGAAGGATAA
- the flgF gene encoding flagellar basal-body rod protein FlgF, producing the protein MLRSMYSGVSGMKNFQTKLDVIGNNIANVNTIGYKKSTINFQDLLSQNMSNSGTNPMQVGLGTTTSAINVNHNPGSVMSTGIETDLAIMGNGFFVVQDPEAPGADGQFLTRSGSFSVTTAGNLVTAQGYNVLNSAGAPINVAGYDSFSINRSGEVVGRQADGTETTIAFVGISNPENPEGLKKVGGSMYEVPPNTPTQTAALANTEIGSGMLEMSNVDLTEEFTEMIIAQRGFQANSRTITTSDEILQEVMNLKR; encoded by the coding sequence ATGTTACGTTCAATGTACTCAGGTGTGTCAGGTATGAAAAATTTCCAAACAAAATTAGATGTTATTGGTAACAATATCGCCAACGTCAACACAATCGGTTATAAAAAAAGCACAATCAACTTTCAAGATTTACTCAGCCAAAATATGTCGAATAGCGGCACGAACCCGATGCAAGTTGGACTGGGAACAACTACTTCTGCCATTAACGTAAATCATAACCCAGGTTCAGTTATGTCTACGGGTATTGAAACAGACTTAGCCATTATGGGGAATGGATTTTTTGTAGTACAAGATCCAGAAGCACCCGGTGCAGATGGTCAGTTTCTAACTCGCTCGGGCAGTTTTAGTGTCACAACAGCTGGTAATTTAGTTACAGCTCAAGGGTATAACGTGTTAAATAGCGCAGGAGCACCAATCAACGTAGCGGGCTATGATTCGTTCAGCATCAATCGTTCGGGTGAAGTAGTGGGAAGACAAGCAGACGGTACAGAAACGACAATTGCATTTGTTGGTATATCGAACCCTGAAAATCCTGAAGGTTTGAAAAAAGTCGGAGGTTCGATGTACGAAGTGCCACCAAATACGCCAACACAAACAGCTGCACTAGCGAATACAGAAATTGGCTCGGGTATGTTGGAAATGTCGAACGTTGACTTAACAGAAGAATTCACAGAAATGATCATTGCACAGCGTGGCTTCCAAGCAAATTCACGAACCATAACTACTTCTGATGAGATTTTACAGGAAGTTATGAACTTGAAACGTTAA
- a CDS encoding flagellar FlbD family protein: MIQLTRLNRSAIVLNAIYIERIESTPDTLVTLTTGKKLHVLETVEEVMDKVTVYYRKLNILPRLHEPNLDE, encoded by the coding sequence ATGATTCAATTAACTAGGTTAAACCGATCTGCTATCGTTTTAAACGCAATTTATATTGAACGAATAGAATCGACACCCGATACATTGGTGACGTTAACAACAGGAAAGAAACTCCATGTATTGGAAACAGTAGAGGAAGTTATGGATAAAGTAACGGTTTATTACCGGAAACTGAACATTTTACCTCGTTTGCATGAGCCGAACTTGGACGAATGA
- the fliM gene encoding flagellar motor switch protein FliM, which produces MTDVLSDKNMEAILSTLGEKSPKGVEKKRNVQAYDFKKALRFSQDQIRTLSRIHENFSRLLSSYFSAQLRTYVQVGVEVVAEISYHEFVDNVQKKSMLGVFEAAPLQGSMVMEFSPNVVHVMFDRLLGGQGHVLEKDSELTEIEISVIERVFAKALDCFQEAWLSVVKLSPELKEIEVNSQFLTTSPPNETVILVKLQTKIGNVEGVINICLPHVVLEQILPKLSAKHWLANQKKAIEAHEVIALEEKLHGTKMEIKAVLGQSMIEFGDFLNLKKGDVIRLDESYDSPVTLQVDNKLKFYAQPGVSKGRMAIQVTEVSAQGIFFNDE; this is translated from the coding sequence TTGACAGATGTTTTATCAGACAAAAATATGGAAGCCATTCTTTCAACCTTAGGAGAAAAAAGCCCAAAAGGGGTTGAAAAGAAAAGAAATGTGCAAGCATACGATTTCAAAAAAGCTTTACGTTTCTCACAAGATCAGATTCGTACTTTGTCTCGTATTCACGAGAACTTTTCTCGCTTATTGTCCTCTTATTTTTCAGCCCAACTTCGCACGTATGTCCAAGTTGGGGTGGAAGTTGTAGCGGAGATTTCTTATCACGAGTTTGTTGATAATGTCCAGAAAAAATCAATGTTAGGAGTTTTCGAAGCCGCACCGCTACAAGGCAGTATGGTAATGGAATTTTCTCCAAACGTGGTCCATGTCATGTTCGATCGACTTTTAGGTGGACAAGGACATGTTTTAGAAAAAGACAGCGAATTAACAGAAATCGAAATCAGCGTTATTGAACGTGTATTTGCTAAAGCACTGGATTGTTTTCAAGAAGCTTGGTTATCGGTAGTGAAACTGTCACCAGAACTTAAAGAGATTGAAGTCAACTCACAATTTTTGACTACCTCTCCACCCAACGAAACGGTTATTCTGGTCAAGTTGCAAACAAAGATAGGAAATGTAGAAGGCGTTATTAATATTTGCTTACCCCACGTTGTGCTGGAGCAGATTTTGCCGAAGTTATCAGCAAAACATTGGTTAGCAAATCAGAAAAAAGCGATCGAAGCGCATGAAGTGATTGCTTTGGAAGAAAAGCTTCATGGCACCAAAATGGAAATTAAAGCTGTACTGGGCCAATCCATGATAGAGTTTGGGGATTTTTTGAATTTGAAAAAAGGGGATGTGATTCGTTTGGACGAATCGTACGATTCTCCTGTAACACTACAGGTAGATAATAAGTTGAAATTTTATGCACAGCCCGGTGTTTCAAAAGGGCGAATGGCTATACAAGTAACAGAAGTATCCGCGCAAGGAATTTTCTTCAATGACGAATAG
- the fliY gene encoding flagellar motor switch phosphatase FliY, with protein MTNSQNSLEEIASLLNQKETGVTTMSESSLTKTEKEAVTELLNTSLGGSAAVLSSLLSEQVFVTSPTLKIKEKDEIFASATAPFYVALGEYTGAATGMQILAVSKRELDVALVTGQDLTEEDTKFKAVQELIEQMFVAVAQSMSTLMEKEMAHSLTGVDIVNQIEDFSVNNFTKEQWFTESEFQINVSSKQNIRLHLYLPVLFVKVLVSMLNEQFDEEEQGTKEAGEMPKQSASGFQSEEQSPEAPTVQNVQFSSFDNTDVASSETNNLNLLLDIPLQVTVELGRTKRMVKDILEISQGSIIELDKLAGEPVDILINNKLIAVGEVVVIDENFGVRVTDVLSTAERISKLR; from the coding sequence ATGACGAATAGCCAAAATTCCTTAGAAGAAATCGCGAGCTTACTGAATCAAAAAGAGACGGGGGTGACGACCATGTCAGAAAGTTCATTGACGAAAACAGAAAAAGAAGCAGTCACTGAGCTGTTGAATACTTCACTAGGCGGGTCTGCTGCCGTGCTGTCTTCACTACTTTCCGAACAGGTTTTTGTGACTTCACCAACGTTGAAGATCAAGGAAAAAGATGAGATTTTCGCTTCTGCTACTGCACCGTTTTACGTAGCACTTGGAGAATACACGGGCGCTGCTACTGGAATGCAAATTTTAGCTGTTTCAAAAAGAGAACTCGATGTAGCACTAGTAACTGGGCAGGATCTTACAGAAGAAGACACCAAGTTTAAAGCAGTTCAAGAACTAATTGAACAAATGTTTGTCGCGGTTGCGCAGTCGATGTCTACATTAATGGAAAAAGAAATGGCTCACTCTTTAACGGGCGTAGATATTGTTAACCAAATTGAAGATTTTTCTGTAAATAATTTCACAAAAGAGCAGTGGTTTACGGAATCAGAATTCCAGATAAATGTTAGCAGCAAGCAAAACATTCGCTTGCATCTGTACCTGCCTGTGCTATTTGTTAAAGTTTTAGTATCTATGTTAAATGAACAGTTTGATGAAGAAGAACAAGGAACGAAGGAGGCAGGTGAAATGCCAAAACAGTCAGCGTCAGGCTTCCAATCAGAAGAACAAAGTCCAGAAGCACCAACAGTACAAAATGTTCAATTTTCAAGCTTTGACAACACAGATGTCGCGTCTTCAGAAACGAACAACCTAAACTTGTTACTGGATATTCCACTTCAAGTTACAGTGGAGTTGGGCCGGACAAAACGCATGGTTAAAGACATACTGGAAATTTCACAAGGGTCTATCATAGAACTGGATAAATTAGCGGGTGAACCCGTCGATATTTTAATCAATAACAAGCTAATTGCAGTCGGAGAAGTCGTTGTCATCGATGAGAATTTCGGTGTGCGTGTGACAGATGTACTGAGCACAGCTGAACGAATTTCAAAACTGCGGTAA
- a CDS encoding flagellar biosynthetic protein FliO: protein MNKLFYVYMSLLMAVLLFSVLSLPLAAQASPNVVEWLNNETPTEEVPAESVEETTVKENSLAGIIGQLALYTLLIVVLIYGLIKFLAARQKNLQPNQAVQLMGGTPLGNNKSVQLIKVGGQIYLIGVGDEVTLIKEFSVASEITTIEQDFEQQSGLSKNLRAFRKKKNKNLKSDHEEGLEQLFSQSLNKQKTKQQSLEKEFGQGLYEREGRRL, encoded by the coding sequence GTGAACAAATTATTCTATGTCTACATGTCGCTACTCATGGCAGTTCTACTTTTTAGTGTATTGTCGCTACCGTTAGCTGCTCAAGCCAGCCCCAATGTTGTGGAATGGCTAAACAACGAAACACCGACAGAAGAAGTGCCGGCGGAGTCTGTAGAAGAAACAACTGTAAAAGAAAACAGTCTAGCAGGCATTATCGGTCAGTTAGCACTTTATACATTATTGATCGTAGTGTTGATTTATGGACTCATTAAGTTTTTGGCAGCACGTCAAAAAAATCTTCAACCCAATCAAGCAGTCCAGTTAATGGGCGGAACACCTCTTGGCAACAACAAATCAGTGCAATTGATAAAAGTAGGTGGCCAAATCTACTTGATCGGTGTTGGGGATGAAGTTACGTTGATCAAGGAGTTTTCAGTAGCATCAGAGATTACCACGATTGAACAAGATTTTGAACAGCAATCTGGACTCTCCAAAAATCTTCGCGCTTTTAGAAAGAAAAAGAATAAAAATCTAAAAAGCGATCATGAAGAAGGCTTAGAACAATTGTTCAGTCAAAGTTTAAACAAACAAAAGACCAAACAGCAGTCACTAGAAAAAGAGTTTGGGCAAGGACTGTATGAACGGGAAGGACGTCGGTTATGA
- the fliP gene encoding flagellar type III secretion system pore protein FliP (The bacterial flagellar biogenesis protein FliP forms a type III secretion system (T3SS)-type pore required for flagellar assembly.), whose amino-acid sequence MIPEILSSINIPGIDFGAESPEDVSSTLQLLALLTVLSLAPGILIMMTSFTRIIIVLSFVRTGLGTQSMPPNQVLVGLALFLTFFIMSPIVVEMNDTALQPYLDGEMEQQEALDTAVVPLKEFMAKNTREKDLALFFKYAELEKPDSIEEIPLTSLVPAFAISEMKTAFQIGFVIFIPFLIIDMVVASTLMAMGMMMLPPVMISLPFKILLFVLVDGWYLIIESLLVSF is encoded by the coding sequence ATGATTCCGGAAATTTTATCTTCTATCAATATTCCGGGGATTGACTTTGGCGCAGAATCACCTGAAGATGTCTCCTCCACGCTCCAACTGCTGGCGTTATTAACAGTTTTATCGTTAGCGCCAGGCATTCTCATCATGATGACCAGCTTTACACGCATTATTATCGTCTTATCATTTGTCCGCACAGGACTCGGGACACAGTCGATGCCGCCGAACCAAGTGCTGGTCGGCTTAGCACTCTTTCTAACATTTTTTATTATGTCGCCTATAGTCGTGGAGATGAACGACACGGCACTCCAACCTTATTTGGACGGAGAGATGGAACAACAAGAAGCATTAGATACAGCTGTTGTGCCATTAAAAGAATTTATGGCAAAAAATACGCGAGAAAAAGATTTGGCCCTGTTTTTTAAATACGCAGAGCTAGAAAAACCGGATAGCATTGAAGAGATTCCACTCACTTCTTTAGTTCCGGCATTTGCTATTAGTGAAATGAAAACCGCTTTCCAGATCGGCTTTGTGATTTTTATTCCTTTTTTGATTATCGATATGGTGGTGGCGAGTACACTCATGGCGATGGGGATGATGATGTTGCCGCCAGTTATGATTTCGTTGCCATTTAAAATTCTATTGTTCGTCTTAGTGGATGGCTGGTACTTAATAATCGAATCGCTGCTGGTCAGCTTTTGA
- the fliQ gene encoding flagellar biosynthesis protein FliQ translates to MTPDMVIKLAEQSIFTVILISAPMLLIALAVGLLVSVFQAMTQIQEQTLAFIPKILAVFIALVVFGPWMLTLLLDYTRDLFEQLPRIIG, encoded by the coding sequence ATGACTCCAGATATGGTGATCAAACTAGCCGAACAATCGATTTTTACTGTTATTCTTATATCTGCTCCGATGCTATTAATCGCGTTAGCGGTCGGGTTATTGGTCAGTGTTTTCCAAGCCATGACGCAAATTCAAGAACAAACACTGGCGTTTATTCCAAAAATATTGGCGGTCTTTATCGCACTGGTGGTCTTTGGACCGTGGATGTTGACCTTGCTGCTAGATTACACACGAGATTTGTTTGAGCAGCTGCCAAGAATTATCGGGTAA
- the fliR gene encoding flagellar biosynthetic protein FliR: MNEIFDILPYFLLMLVRLTSFFLLAPVFSMRGVPTQFKVGIAAFLAFVAVSTLPIGETILLDSSYFLLIIKELATGLALGFTAALVLYTVQIAGAFIDFQMGFSMANVLDPQTGAQVPIIGHFKYMMALLFLLTVNGHHLMLDGVMQSLRVFPVERLAISVEAGDIAQFMTSLFVEMFMIALQIALPIVGALFLVDIALGILAKTVPQLNIFAVGLPLKIFVGFIMLFLTMPVFFYILQILFEKLLVSMAQLISLLGGT, from the coding sequence ATGAATGAAATTTTTGACATCCTGCCTTATTTTTTACTTATGCTTGTTCGGTTGACAAGCTTTTTCTTACTAGCTCCCGTATTTTCCATGCGAGGTGTACCGACGCAATTTAAAGTCGGAATCGCTGCTTTTTTAGCCTTTGTGGCCGTTTCGACCTTGCCAATCGGAGAAACAATTTTACTGGACTCATCTTATTTCTTATTAATTATTAAAGAGTTAGCAACCGGTTTGGCACTTGGCTTTACCGCAGCGCTTGTGTTGTATACGGTGCAAATTGCAGGAGCGTTTATCGATTTTCAAATGGGATTCTCGATGGCAAACGTACTAGATCCACAAACAGGTGCACAAGTACCGATTATCGGTCATTTCAAGTACATGATGGCGTTGTTGTTCTTATTGACTGTAAACGGTCACCATTTGATGCTTGATGGCGTTATGCAGAGTTTGCGTGTATTTCCTGTAGAACGGTTAGCCATTTCGGTGGAAGCTGGGGATATTGCCCAGTTTATGACAAGCTTATTTGTAGAAATGTTCATGATTGCACTACAAATTGCGTTGCCAATTGTGGGCGCGTTATTTTTAGTAGATATTGCGCTTGGTATTTTAGCGAAAACCGTGCCTCAGTTAAATATTTTTGCTGTTGGGTTGCCGTTGAAAATTTTTGTGGGCTTTATCATGCTTTTTCTAACCATGCCGGTGTTTTTCTATATCTTGCAGATTCTCTTTGAGAAACTCTTGGTGAGCATGGCTCAACTGATCAGTTTATTAGGAGGAACATAA